The Edaphobacter sp. 12200R-103 genome contains a region encoding:
- the rimP gene encoding ribosome maturation factor RimP — MALNLEAIRATAERVAASHHLDVVDLEIQAGGKFRTLRVFIEKDAEGRARLASRATEEGAEEDAILPKGIPVEMLSGVTHEDCAAFAQDFGTVLDVEDLMPGAEYTLEVSSPGLERKLRGPEDYTRFRGSLVKVQTFAPVNSNRHWQGRLTGFTGDVLTLDLSAVKQKGKAKKAATETTIEIPLANVEKAHLVAEF; from the coding sequence ATGGCGCTGAATCTGGAGGCAATTCGGGCAACAGCGGAGCGCGTCGCCGCTTCTCACCACCTGGATGTGGTGGACCTCGAGATTCAGGCAGGAGGCAAGTTCCGGACCCTGCGGGTCTTCATCGAGAAGGATGCCGAGGGGCGTGCCCGACTGGCCTCCCGGGCAACCGAAGAGGGCGCGGAAGAGGATGCCATCCTTCCCAAGGGGATTCCGGTAGAGATGCTTTCCGGGGTGACCCACGAGGACTGCGCGGCGTTTGCTCAGGACTTCGGAACGGTGCTGGATGTGGAAGACCTGATGCCAGGCGCGGAGTACACGCTTGAGGTCTCCAGCCCGGGGCTGGAACGGAAGCTTCGGGGACCGGAAGATTACACAAGATTTAGGGGCAGTCTGGTGAAGGTGCAGACCTTTGCTCCGGTCAACAGTAACCGGCACTGGCAGGGCAGACTAACAGGGTTTACCGGAGATGTTTTGACGCTGGACCTGTCGGCAGTAAAGCAGAAGGGCAAGGCGAAGAAGGCGGCAACAGAGACAACGATCGAGATTCCGCTGGCAAATGTGGAGAAGGCACACCTGGTAGCTGAGTTTTAG
- a CDS encoding beta-1,6-N-acetylglucosaminyltransferase has protein sequence MNPSIGFALLTHENPEQILFLCQQLSWLFQDAPVVVHHDFGKCSMNTEVFPRNVSFVEDWLPTRWGGWGVVGGKLRAVRQLYRRHNPDWFVVLSGADFPVKPADSILRSLYSDGFDAYLYHRPIDRCMLPLPSEGFGAENFAHPAWERLAFERYVAIGFGFYKLATRLKWRTKAIYLRQKPLIERFTPFNGSIRCFAGDFWLTGNRVTAEALIEESPLNMKLVRHFQRRPNPDEGFPHTVLCNRPDLRISTDNKRFTDWAGQINHPRTLTQADFPHLLSCSAHFARKFVFDPESLARFSTSLRLQKAS, from the coding sequence GTGAATCCATCGATAGGCTTCGCGCTTCTGACTCATGAAAATCCGGAGCAGATCCTGTTCCTGTGTCAGCAACTGAGCTGGCTGTTCCAGGACGCACCCGTTGTTGTGCACCATGACTTTGGCAAGTGCAGCATGAACACCGAGGTATTTCCGAGGAATGTGAGCTTTGTAGAAGACTGGCTGCCTACACGATGGGGCGGATGGGGTGTCGTCGGCGGCAAATTGAGGGCCGTCCGGCAGTTGTACCGGCGTCATAACCCGGACTGGTTTGTCGTGTTGAGCGGCGCGGACTTTCCGGTGAAGCCGGCCGATTCGATATTGAGGAGTCTGTATAGCGACGGTTTCGATGCCTACCTCTATCACCGGCCTATCGATCGCTGCATGCTGCCGCTGCCGTCCGAGGGATTCGGGGCGGAAAACTTCGCGCATCCGGCTTGGGAGCGCCTCGCCTTTGAACGTTATGTGGCGATCGGATTTGGATTTTACAAGCTGGCTACGCGATTGAAATGGAGGACGAAAGCGATCTACCTGCGTCAGAAGCCCTTGATTGAGCGGTTTACGCCGTTTAATGGATCCATTCGGTGCTTCGCAGGGGACTTCTGGCTTACGGGCAATCGCGTGACCGCGGAGGCGTTGATCGAGGAGAGTCCGCTCAACATGAAGCTGGTGCGTCATTTTCAGCGTCGTCCGAACCCGGATGAGGGATTCCCGCATACGGTGCTGTGCAATCGCCCGGACCTTCGCATTTCGACAGACAATAAGCGATTTACGGATTGGGCGGGGCAGATTAATCATCCTCGCACCCTCACGCAGGCGGACTTCCCGCATCTTCTGAGCTGCTCGGCGCACTTTGCACGCAAATTCGTTTTCGATCCGGAGTCGCTCGCCCGGTTTAGTACTTCGCTGCGTCTGCAGAAGGCAAGCTGA
- the guaB gene encoding IMP dehydrogenase, with protein sequence MINLPVPEALTFDDVLLVPAYSEVIPTQVSTQVRLTSRITLNTPLLSAAMDTVTESRLAIAMAQQGGMGVVHRNLTIEQQAGEIDKVKRSESGMIVDPVTIEPEQPIATALEVMRRYKISGVPVTKNKKLVGILTNRDLRFVSRTDIPVSDVMTKQNLITVPVGTTLEQAEQILHQHRVEKLLVVNDEYELKGLITVKDIQKKLKYPNASKDSQGRLRVAGAIGATGDFLERAEELVRARVDALAIDSAHGHSSRVIEAVRETKHKFPEIDVMAGNVATYEGALALIKAGADAIKVGIGPGSICTTRMVTGAGMPQITAISEAYRAGKENNISIIADGGIKYSGDITKAIAAGASVVMMGSLFAGVDESPGETILYQGRSFKAYRGMGSLSAMAQGSGERYFQGKDDITLERPNLTARETASANRLAKFVPEGIEGRVPHRGPLEGMVYQLVGGLRSGMGYLGCSTIAELQENARFIRISGAGLRESHVHDVIITREAPNYHVE encoded by the coding sequence ATGATCAATCTTCCTGTACCCGAAGCCCTTACCTTCGACGACGTTCTCCTCGTACCCGCCTACAGCGAAGTTATTCCCACCCAGGTCAGCACCCAGGTCAGGCTCACCAGCCGGATCACCCTCAACACCCCGCTCCTGTCGGCAGCCATGGATACCGTCACCGAATCGCGCCTCGCCATCGCCATGGCGCAGCAGGGTGGCATGGGAGTCGTGCACCGCAACCTCACCATCGAGCAGCAGGCCGGGGAGATCGACAAGGTCAAGCGCTCTGAATCCGGCATGATCGTCGATCCTGTCACCATCGAGCCCGAGCAGCCCATCGCCACCGCCCTCGAGGTCATGCGGCGTTACAAAATCTCCGGCGTCCCCGTCACCAAAAACAAAAAGCTCGTCGGAATTCTCACCAACCGCGATCTCCGCTTCGTCTCCCGCACCGACATTCCTGTCTCCGACGTGATGACCAAGCAAAACCTCATCACCGTCCCCGTTGGCACCACCCTCGAGCAGGCCGAGCAGATCCTCCATCAGCATCGCGTCGAAAAGCTTCTCGTCGTCAACGACGAGTACGAACTCAAGGGCCTCATCACCGTCAAGGACATCCAGAAGAAGCTGAAGTATCCCAACGCCAGCAAGGACTCCCAGGGTCGCTTGCGCGTCGCCGGCGCTATTGGAGCAACCGGAGACTTTCTCGAGCGCGCCGAAGAGCTCGTCCGTGCCCGCGTCGACGCCCTTGCCATCGACTCGGCCCACGGCCACTCTTCCCGCGTCATTGAGGCCGTACGCGAGACCAAACATAAGTTCCCTGAAATCGACGTCATGGCCGGAAATGTCGCCACCTACGAAGGTGCGCTGGCCCTTATCAAGGCTGGAGCAGACGCCATCAAGGTCGGCATCGGGCCCGGCTCCATCTGCACCACCCGCATGGTCACCGGGGCCGGCATGCCCCAGATCACCGCGATCTCCGAGGCTTACCGCGCAGGCAAGGAGAACAACATCTCCATCATCGCCGACGGCGGCATCAAGTACTCCGGAGACATCACCAAGGCGATCGCCGCCGGAGCCTCCGTCGTCATGATGGGCTCCCTCTTCGCCGGCGTCGACGAGTCTCCCGGCGAGACCATCCTCTACCAGGGCCGCTCCTTCAAGGCCTACCGCGGCATGGGGTCTCTCTCCGCCATGGCCCAGGGATCCGGCGAGCGCTACTTCCAGGGCAAGGACGACATCACGCTCGAACGGCCGAACTTGACCGCTCGCGAAACCGCAAGCGCCAACCGCCTTGCCAAGTTTGTCCCCGAAGGAATCGAGGGCCGCGTTCCTCACCGTGGACCGCTCGAGGGAATGGTCTACCAGCTCGTCGGCGGCCTACGCTCCGGAATGGGCTATCTCGGCTGCTCCACGATCGCCGAACTGCAGGAGAATGCCCGCTTCATCCGCATCTCCGGCGCCGGCCTCCGCGAGAGCCACGTTCACGACGTCATCATCACCCGCGAAGCTCCCAATTACCACGTGGAATAG
- a CDS encoding N-acetyltransferase has product MPVATQLELLDLRQFSARQLRPLLQAEADLWEEKLHWDYRSSTDLLLQYLDSRILPGFVAIDRGKIAGYTFCVYEGHKAVVGDSFALTSNEEQSLYIADALLRKLLDLLLHSPGIARIESQLLLYESGQMDSGFLNAGFVGHPRLFMELDVERSIRPSLMNTADDGIELIPWSSLYYQAAGELIHAAYRHHVDAEINDQYCSLHGSLRFLHNIVRFPGCGVFEEHQSWLLREKANGRLAGMLLCSRVAPEVAHITQLCVSPSQRGRGLGKRLLNHAIENLRESGTDSITLTVTESNHPAVALYEEFGFQVRHRFDAMVLSRDSSTWIHG; this is encoded by the coding sequence ATGCCAGTCGCAACCCAACTCGAATTGCTGGATCTGAGGCAGTTTTCCGCCCGCCAGCTTCGCCCGCTGCTCCAGGCCGAGGCGGACCTGTGGGAAGAAAAGCTGCACTGGGACTATCGAAGCTCGACCGATCTTCTGCTGCAATACCTCGACTCCCGCATTCTGCCAGGCTTTGTGGCTATCGACCGGGGCAAGATTGCCGGATATACCTTTTGCGTCTACGAAGGACACAAGGCCGTCGTCGGGGACTCCTTCGCCCTGACCAGCAACGAGGAGCAGAGCCTCTATATTGCAGACGCACTCTTGCGAAAGCTGCTGGATCTGCTCCTTCACTCGCCAGGCATCGCTCGCATCGAATCGCAACTGCTGCTCTACGAAAGCGGCCAGATGGACTCGGGATTTCTCAACGCCGGTTTCGTGGGACACCCGAGGCTCTTTATGGAGCTGGATGTAGAACGTTCCATACGACCCAGCCTGATGAACACGGCGGATGATGGGATCGAGCTGATTCCCTGGTCATCGCTGTACTACCAGGCGGCGGGAGAGCTGATCCATGCGGCCTACCGTCATCATGTGGATGCCGAGATCAACGATCAGTATTGCTCACTCCACGGGTCATTACGGTTTCTGCACAATATCGTGCGCTTTCCGGGTTGCGGCGTCTTTGAAGAGCACCAGTCATGGCTGCTGCGCGAGAAGGCCAACGGAAGGCTGGCGGGAATGCTGCTCTGTTCGCGGGTCGCCCCCGAAGTCGCTCATATTACCCAGCTGTGCGTCTCTCCCTCACAGCGGGGACGTGGACTGGGAAAGAGGCTACTAAACCACGCGATCGAGAATCTGAGAGAGTCCGGAACAGACTCGATTACCCTGACGGTCACCGAGTCCAACCATCCTGCGGTCGCACTCTATGAGGAGTTCGGGTTCCAGGTCCGGCATCGGTTCGATGCCATGGTGCTTTCACGGGATTCGTCGACCTGGATTCATGGGTAG
- a CDS encoding glycosyltransferase family 39 protein, whose product MIDSQPSNGQSTEGGGTSRGRLYRLWKRPEAAVSRELLILVLVSGFLLLYGLIPMFGGDQLGLVGADEPRYAQVAREMLEAHSEACHEVKAKIVPHSLRLTDLEASYHCLMGGTVTPILYGQPWLEKPALYYWRAMGFFKEFGVSDWSARLPSSSGAFALIFLIFLHMRRFRPGGHLDAALMTMSSVAIFSFSRGASTDMQLAAPFCIGMLGWYAWYETGKKFWLFDLYFFGAAATLAKGPVAPFLALSIILLFAGLRREWSLLRRTIWVPGLILYFAMVLPWYLAVQLRNPSFFRVFFKEHNLERFATNRYQHHQPVWYYVAVLIIGLMPWTVIAIRALVDSIAVSIAEWKVRHNPKRYLGHTRAGDAFPEFLVLWALFPIVFFSFSGSKLPGYILPSIPPLTILTGDYLNRMRHRGLPGWLQWGHAATTAVLVFVLTLAPQHMKYETLVPSAHWLLAAGAAALGAALLIFFVGRHWGISQLTNITLIPSLAVLVFLLGFHGRDLDINYSARPLAREMARKAPDVKTVAVESVRRDLDYGIAFYRNQPTVHYSQNGVPTEEHLLVIPTRDTAALEHYLSGRMYTPLFLYDTQGLEVYRVAAKP is encoded by the coding sequence ATGATTGATTCTCAACCATCCAACGGACAGAGCACGGAGGGCGGCGGTACATCCCGCGGCCGGCTGTACCGACTATGGAAGCGCCCCGAGGCTGCTGTCTCCCGTGAACTGCTGATCCTTGTTCTCGTCAGCGGATTTCTTCTGCTCTACGGTCTGATCCCCATGTTTGGCGGAGACCAGCTTGGCCTGGTAGGAGCCGACGAGCCACGCTACGCCCAGGTCGCCCGGGAGATGCTTGAGGCCCACTCAGAGGCCTGCCATGAGGTCAAGGCGAAGATCGTTCCGCACAGCCTCCGGCTCACCGACCTGGAGGCCTCCTATCACTGCCTGATGGGCGGCACCGTCACCCCGATTCTCTACGGTCAGCCCTGGCTGGAAAAGCCGGCCCTCTATTACTGGCGGGCGATGGGCTTCTTCAAGGAGTTCGGCGTCTCGGACTGGTCAGCCAGACTTCCCTCCTCTTCCGGTGCCTTTGCTCTCATCTTTCTGATCTTTCTGCACATGCGAAGGTTCAGGCCCGGAGGGCATCTGGACGCTGCGCTCATGACCATGTCTTCGGTCGCAATCTTCAGCTTCTCGCGCGGCGCATCCACGGACATGCAGCTGGCCGCACCGTTCTGTATCGGCATGCTGGGCTGGTATGCCTGGTATGAGACCGGAAAGAAGTTCTGGCTCTTCGACCTGTACTTCTTCGGAGCCGCCGCCACCCTGGCCAAGGGGCCAGTCGCTCCCTTTCTCGCTCTCTCCATCATTCTTCTGTTCGCTGGATTGCGCCGCGAGTGGTCGCTGCTGCGCAGAACGATCTGGGTGCCCGGTCTGATCCTCTATTTCGCGATGGTCCTGCCTTGGTACCTCGCGGTCCAGCTCCGCAACCCAAGCTTCTTCCGGGTCTTCTTCAAGGAACATAATCTCGAGCGGTTTGCCACCAACCGCTACCAGCATCATCAGCCCGTCTGGTACTACGTAGCCGTCCTGATCATCGGACTGATGCCATGGACCGTGATCGCAATCCGAGCGCTGGTCGATTCCATTGCGGTCTCCATCGCCGAATGGAAGGTACGGCACAACCCAAAGCGATATCTGGGGCACACCCGCGCCGGCGACGCCTTTCCTGAGTTTCTGGTCCTGTGGGCGCTCTTCCCCATCGTCTTCTTCTCCTTCTCAGGCTCCAAACTTCCCGGCTATATCCTTCCCTCGATTCCCCCTCTGACGATCCTGACCGGCGATTATCTAAACCGTATGCGCCACCGCGGTCTGCCGGGCTGGCTGCAATGGGGCCATGCAGCGACTACTGCCGTGCTGGTCTTCGTGCTCACGCTGGCTCCACAGCATATGAAGTACGAGACGCTGGTGCCTTCAGCCCATTGGCTGCTGGCCGCCGGAGCCGCGGCGCTTGGGGCTGCCCTGTTGATCTTTTTCGTCGGACGACACTGGGGAATCTCACAGCTCACCAACATAACGCTGATTCCGTCTCTTGCCGTTCTGGTCTTCCTGCTGGGATTCCACGGAAGAGATCTGGACATCAACTACTCCGCTCGTCCGCTGGCACGGGAGATGGCCCGCAAAGCGCCGGATGTGAAGACGGTCGCTGTCGAGTCGGTGCGCCGCGACCTCGACTATGGCATTGCGTTTTACCGCAATCAGCCCACGGTTCACTACAGTCAGAATGGCGTACCGACTGAAGAACATCTGCTGGTGATTCCGACCAGGGACACGGCCGCCCTGGAGCACTATCTCTCTGGACGCATGTATACTCCCCTTTTTCTCTATGACACGCAGGGGCTTGAGGTTTATCGTGTTGCAGCCAAGCCCTGA
- a CDS encoding bifunctional oligoribonuclease/PAP phosphatase NrnA has protein sequence MTIEEPIAALLETFRSHERFLITSHARPDGDAVGSSLAMAEILDQMGRNCLIVLADEVPHVYQTLPNVDRIRLAKDVLEIEPDLSVPAILLECDGIPRTGLTGLEGRLLLNIDHHASGRPFGALNWIDEHACAVAAMVYRLALAAGVEITPSMATCLYTAIISDTGSFTYSSTTAETFAVAHDLATRGADPGRIARDIYFSNRESKIRLLGTALSNLHIEGPLAWSWVTAQDMERTGAGAEDCEGVVNYLISIAGVESAVFLREIPSADQYRLSIRSKGGLNVAQIAESFGGGGHRSASGCTLDGPLDVATERILQQLRTGLC, from the coding sequence ATGACGATCGAAGAACCTATTGCAGCTCTTCTGGAAACCTTTCGTTCGCACGAGCGTTTTCTCATCACCTCCCACGCAAGGCCGGACGGAGATGCCGTCGGCTCCTCTCTTGCTATGGCGGAAATTCTCGACCAGATGGGTCGTAACTGCCTCATTGTTCTGGCCGATGAGGTTCCTCACGTCTACCAGACGCTTCCCAACGTCGACCGAATCCGGCTGGCGAAAGACGTTTTGGAGATCGAACCGGATCTCTCGGTCCCAGCGATTCTGCTGGAGTGCGACGGTATTCCGCGAACTGGTCTGACGGGCCTCGAAGGAAGGCTTCTGCTCAACATCGACCATCATGCCAGCGGCCGGCCGTTCGGTGCTCTCAACTGGATCGACGAACATGCCTGTGCCGTCGCGGCGATGGTTTACCGGCTGGCCCTGGCCGCTGGCGTTGAAATCACCCCGTCGATGGCGACCTGCCTCTATACGGCCATCATCTCGGATACTGGCTCATTCACCTACTCAAGCACTACCGCAGAGACCTTCGCTGTGGCTCACGATCTGGCCACGCGCGGAGCCGATCCAGGCCGGATCGCGCGAGATATTTACTTCTCCAACCGCGAAAGCAAGATCCGTTTACTGGGTACGGCGCTCTCTAACCTCCACATTGAAGGCCCCCTGGCATGGAGCTGGGTGACCGCCCAGGACATGGAAAGGACGGGGGCGGGAGCCGAGGACTGCGAGGGCGTTGTTAACTACCTGATCAGCATCGCCGGGGTTGAATCCGCCGTCTTTCTGCGGGAGATTCCTTCTGCCGACCAATATCGGCTCAGTATCCGCAGCAAAGGAGGCCTGAACGTAGCCCAGATCGCAGAAAGCTTCGGTGGAGGAGGTCACCGGAGTGCCAGCGGGTGCACGCTGGATGGTCCTCTTGACGTGGCAACCGAGCGAATCCTTCAACAACTTAGAACCGGACTCTGTTAA
- the rbfA gene encoding 30S ribosome-binding factor RbfA, protein MAEQRARAHHRSRVANTFAEEIGAMLEGELSDPRIAPSYVTDVVLAPGGKSARIYVAVHGSEQEEEATLAGLMTARGYIRSQLRERMGVRHVPDLTFAIDRSEKMTGRMEELLGRLKKREKKRTPTEEETSQAATRS, encoded by the coding sequence ATGGCAGAACAACGAGCCCGAGCCCATCACCGCAGTCGAGTCGCCAATACCTTCGCAGAAGAGATTGGAGCCATGCTCGAAGGTGAACTCTCCGATCCCCGCATCGCGCCCAGCTACGTCACCGATGTTGTTCTGGCGCCGGGAGGCAAATCCGCACGCATCTACGTGGCTGTACATGGCAGTGAGCAGGAGGAAGAGGCCACTCTGGCGGGGCTGATGACCGCCCGTGGCTATATTCGATCGCAGCTTCGTGAAAGAATGGGAGTTCGTCATGTTCCTGATCTCACATTTGCCATCGATCGATCGGAGAAGATGACAGGAAGAATGGAAGAACTTTTGGGCCGACTCAAGAAACGGGAGAAGAAGCGAACCCCAACGGAAGAGGAGACTTCGCAGGCGGCGACTCGCTCATGA
- a CDS encoding DUF503 domain-containing protein produces MPVARLILEIEIPHAQSLKDRRQVVRSLKDRLRHAFNLAIAELDSGEIWNRATLGIAVISGSQSYLTGQLQEIDQAAHRLCQSLGAEISDSFAEILPE; encoded by the coding sequence GTGCCGGTAGCCAGACTCATTCTCGAGATCGAGATTCCTCACGCGCAGTCGCTCAAGGACCGGAGGCAGGTTGTGCGCTCGTTGAAAGACCGGCTGCGGCACGCCTTCAATCTCGCAATTGCAGAGCTGGACTCCGGGGAGATATGGAATCGGGCCACATTGGGCATCGCAGTCATCTCCGGTTCGCAGAGCTACCTGACCGGCCAGCTTCAGGAGATCGATCAGGCTGCTCACCGCCTGTGCCAGTCGCTTGGTGCGGAGATTTCTGATTCTTTTGCCGAGATTCTTCCGGAATAA
- a CDS encoding outer membrane beta-barrel protein gives MSIASRSQRVLSLVFCLFAALTVSSAAQATSSNPTLDKHLSRIDFAVNGIGIFTKDVTGTNDLNANVTQHTGSTLGALITIRYTKSPYIGGEFNYTYSRYTQSFRQAGTKEFIYIVGGVQNNVSEYSLGYVMHPPHQILGASPFISVGAGTTAFRPTKGGGQSLINQARATYYYSAGLEKELTPHFGIRAQFRQAFFKAPDFGTNYLTLQKHTWTIEPGIGFVIHF, from the coding sequence ATGTCGATTGCGTCTCGCTCACAGCGTGTGTTGAGCCTCGTTTTTTGTCTCTTTGCAGCCCTGACAGTCTCTTCGGCGGCCCAGGCCACGAGCAGTAACCCAACACTCGACAAACATCTGTCGCGCATCGACTTTGCCGTCAACGGTATCGGCATCTTCACCAAAGACGTCACCGGAACCAACGACCTCAATGCAAACGTGACGCAGCACACGGGCTCCACCCTGGGCGCCCTGATCACGATTCGCTACACCAAGTCACCCTATATCGGTGGAGAATTCAATTACACCTACTCCCGGTATACGCAGAGCTTCAGGCAAGCCGGCACCAAGGAATTCATTTACATCGTTGGCGGTGTACAGAATAACGTGAGTGAATATTCCCTGGGTTATGTCATGCATCCGCCTCATCAGATTCTTGGAGCAAGTCCCTTCATCTCCGTGGGGGCCGGTACCACTGCCTTCCGGCCCACAAAAGGCGGCGGTCAGAGTCTGATTAACCAGGCCCGTGCGACGTACTACTACTCCGCAGGTCTTGAGAAGGAACTCACTCCCCACTTTGGGATTCGCGCCCAGTTCCGGCAGGCATTCTTTAAAGCTCCGGACTTCGGAACGAACTACCTGACACTCCAGAAGCACACCTGGACCATCGAGCCGGGAATCGGCTTTGTCATCCATTTCTAA
- a CDS encoding nodulation protein NfeD, which translates to MRSLRYSVSHLALGIVCAVLCLFTVASRAAEPAPVLKLTLHDTVQPVSAGYIVRGLAEANRRSAAAVLISLGTPGGLLSSTRVIVQAIEHSPVPVIIYVSPAGSRAGSAGFFLLEAADVAAMAPGTNAGAAHPIVEGRKLDPILKQKIENDALAFLRSYVSRRGHNQQAAEDAVQNSKSYSDEEALKLNLIDAAAPDDAALLRSLDGRQIHRFDGSIQTLHLAGAPIVLFPPSLRERLLGRLANPDLAVLVLVLGALLIYLEFNVPGTIVPGAVGTLLVLLALFGLNLLPIHHTAIFLLLAAVSMFVLEANFTSHGALALAGTLCLIAGLLTLVDGPIPEQRVHLSTAVAAGVGFGSISFLLAWIALRARRSKVLTGPEAMIGATAIVQRHFDDRAEPGFQVEIRGELWNARCFSPGASLPQPGSVVQVRAVDGLVLLVDSKMVSSPS; encoded by the coding sequence ATGAGATCGCTCCGTTATTCCGTAAGCCACCTCGCCCTCGGAATCGTCTGTGCCGTCTTATGCCTCTTCACGGTAGCCTCACGGGCCGCAGAGCCGGCGCCTGTGCTCAAGCTGACCCTGCACGACACGGTTCAGCCAGTCTCCGCCGGTTATATCGTGCGGGGACTGGCAGAAGCGAATCGCCGCAGCGCCGCCGCAGTGTTGATCTCATTGGGCACTCCCGGAGGGCTGCTCAGTTCCACCCGTGTTATCGTCCAGGCCATCGAGCACTCCCCTGTTCCCGTCATCATTTACGTCTCCCCCGCAGGCAGCCGCGCTGGCTCTGCCGGCTTTTTTCTGCTGGAAGCGGCGGATGTAGCCGCCATGGCGCCGGGAACAAATGCGGGGGCTGCTCATCCCATCGTCGAAGGACGCAAGCTCGACCCCATCCTTAAGCAGAAGATCGAAAATGACGCGCTGGCCTTTCTGCGATCCTATGTCTCCCGCCGGGGACACAATCAACAGGCGGCCGAAGACGCCGTCCAGAACTCCAAATCTTACAGCGACGAGGAAGCTCTCAAACTCAACCTGATTGATGCGGCTGCCCCCGATGATGCGGCCTTGTTACGCAGTCTGGATGGAAGGCAGATTCATCGTTTCGATGGCTCCATACAGACACTCCACCTCGCTGGCGCACCCATCGTTCTTTTCCCCCCCTCTCTCCGCGAGCGGCTGCTCGGTCGCCTGGCCAACCCCGATCTTGCCGTTCTGGTCCTGGTGCTTGGAGCCCTGCTGATCTATCTGGAATTCAATGTGCCGGGGACGATTGTGCCGGGCGCCGTCGGCACGCTCCTTGTCCTGCTTGCGCTCTTCGGACTGAACCTGCTACCCATCCACCACACCGCGATTTTTCTGCTTCTGGCGGCCGTCTCAATGTTCGTGCTGGAGGCAAACTTCACGAGCCATGGCGCACTTGCTCTGGCAGGAACTCTCTGCCTGATCGCCGGTCTGCTCACCCTGGTCGACGGCCCCATCCCTGAACAGAGGGTTCATCTGTCGACCGCTGTCGCCGCAGGGGTTGGCTTTGGTTCCATCTCGTTCTTGCTCGCCTGGATTGCACTGCGCGCCCGCCGCAGCAAAGTACTCACCGGTCCGGAGGCGATGATCGGGGCAACAGCCATCGTCCAACGGCATTTCGACGATCGTGCTGAGCCGGGATTCCAGGTGGAGATTCGCGGGGAGTTATGGAACGCGCGATGCTTTTCTCCGGGCGCTTCCCTGCCTCAGCCCGGCTCCGTCGTTCAGGTAAGAGCTGTCGACGGGCTTGTTCTGCTCGTTGACTCCAAAATGGTCTCGTCCCCCTCATAA